Proteins from a genomic interval of Lathamus discolor isolate bLatDis1 chromosome 19, bLatDis1.hap1, whole genome shotgun sequence:
- the SARS1 gene encoding serine--tRNA ligase, cytoplasmic gives MVLDLDLFRADKGGDPALVRDMQRRRFKDPALVDALLRADGAWRSCRFRADNLNKLKNLCSKTIGDKMKRKEPVGTEESVPEGAQNLDELTADVLGALQVSQIKQIRLLIDEAILKCDAERVRLEAERFESLREIGNLLHPSVPISNDEDADNKVERVWGDCSCRKKYSHVDLVVMVDGYEGEKGAVVAGSRGYFLKGPLVFLEQALIQYALQSLRAKGYTPVYTPFFMRKEVMQEVAQLSQFDEELYKVIGKGSERAEDSSIDEKYLIATSEQPIAALHRDEWLRPEELPLKYAGLSTCFRQEVGSHGRDTRGIFRVHQFEKIEQFVYASPRDNKSWELFEEMMATAEEFYQSLGIPYHVVNIVSGSLNHAASKKLDLEAWFPGSGAFRELVSCSNCTDYQARRLRIRYGQTKKMMDKVEFVHMLNATMCATTRTICAILENHQTPEGIRIPDKLRDFMPPDLRELIPFVRPAPIEQELSKKQKKQQEGGKKRSGGGTDPVLEEQMQNMGVNSA, from the exons ATGGTGCTGGACCTGGACCTGTTCCGCGCCGACAAGGGCGGGGACCCGGCGCTGGTGCGGGACATGCAGCGGCGCCGCTTCAAGGACCCCGCGCTCGTGGACGCGCTCCTGCGCGCGGACGGCGCCTGGCGCAGCT GCCGGTTCCGTGCCGATAACCTCAACAAGCTGAAGAACCTCTGCAGCAAAACCATCGGGGACAAGATGAAG AGGAAGGAGCCGGTGGGGACGGAGGAGTCGGTCCCGGAGGGAGCACAGAACCTGGACGAGCTCACGGCCGATGTGCTGGGG gctCTGCAGGTCTCCCAGATCAAGCAGATCCGGCTCCTCATCGACGAAGCCATCCTCAAGTGCGACGCTGAGCGCGTGAGGCTCGAGGCCGAGCGGTTCGAGAGCCTCCGGGAGATCGGGAACCTCCTGCATCCCTCAGTGCCCATCAGCAACGATGAG GATGCGGACAACAAGGTGGAGCGGGTCTGGGGCgactgcagctgcaggaagaagTATTCCCACGTGGATCTGGTGGTGATGGTGGACGGTTATGAGGGCGAGAAGGGCGCTGTGGTGGCCGGCAGCCGGGGCTACTTCCTTAAG GGTCCCCTGGTGTTCCTGGAGCAGGCGCTCATCCAGTACGCGCTGCAGAGCCTCCGCGCCAAGGGCTACACCCCGGTGTACACCCCCTTCTTCATGCGCAAGGAGGTGATGCAGGAGGTGGCCCAGCTCAGCCAGTTCGACGAGGAGCTCTACAAG GTGATCGGCAAAGGCAGCGAGAGGGCCGAGGACAGCTCCATCGATGAGAAGTACCTGATCGCCACGTCCGAGCAGCCCATCGCCGCGCTGCACCGCGACGAGTGGCTGCGGCCCGAGGAGCTGCCGCTCAAgtacgcggggctctcgacgtGCTTCCGGCAGGAGGTGGGCTCCCACGGCCGCGACACCCGCGGCATCTTCCGCGTGCACCAGTTCGAGAAG ATCGAGCAGTTCGTCTACGCCTCCCCCCGTGACAACAAGTCCTGGGAGCTGTTTGAGGAGATGATGGCCACGGCGGAGGAGTTCTACCAGTCCCTGGGCATCCCCTACCACGTCGTCAACATCGTCTCGG GCTCCCTCAACCACGCTGCCAGCAAGAAGCTGGACCTGGAAGCCTGGTTCCCGGGATCCGGAGCGTTCCGGGAGCTCGTGTCCTGCTCCAACTGCACCGATTACCAGGCGCGGCGCCTGCGCATCCGCTACGGGCAGACCAAGAAGATGATGGACAAG GTGGAGTTCGTGCACATGCTCAACGCCACCATGTGTGCCACCACCCGCACCATCTGCGCCATCCTGGAGAACCACCAGACCCCGGAGGGCATCCGCATCCCGGACAAGCTCCGGGACTTCATGCCCCCAG ACCTGCGGGAGCTGATCCCCTTCGTGAGGCCGGCGCCCATCGAGCAGGAGCTCtccaagaagcagaagaagcagcaggaggggggCAAGAAGCGCTCCGGGGGGGGGACGGACCCCGTGCTGGAGGAGCAGATGCAGAACATGGGGGTCAACAGCGCCTGA